The following coding sequences are from one Treponema bryantii window:
- a CDS encoding PolC-type DNA polymerase III, translating into MQHPNKKITDLRRLRKLYEDGAVFTAFDTETTGITPTNSRIIEIGAVRFTKDGILSKWSHLFFPDQILSPFIISLTHITQEMVDAADPINEHLPGFLNFIKDTVLVAHNAQFDLNFLNAECENCRLPVTKNYAVDTLQLSRCIFPEAERHKLDFLADMLGIDKGSSHRAFDDAVTCMELFKICMQSERIMNLKRI; encoded by the coding sequence ATGCAGCATCCAAATAAGAAAATTACTGATTTAAGAAGACTGCGCAAGCTCTATGAAGACGGCGCAGTCTTCACTGCTTTTGATACGGAGACCACTGGTATTACTCCTACCAACAGCAGGATAATCGAAATAGGTGCCGTCCGTTTTACAAAGGACGGCATTCTTTCTAAATGGTCACATTTATTTTTCCCAGATCAGATTCTCTCTCCTTTTATCATTTCTCTTACTCATATTACACAGGAAATGGTAGATGCAGCAGACCCTATCAATGAACACTTACCGGGCTTTTTAAATTTTATTAAAGACACTGTTTTAGTTGCTCATAATGCACAATTCGACCTTAATTTCTTAAACGCGGAATGTGAAAACTGCAGGCTTCCTGTTACAAAGAATTATGCAGTAGATACTCTTCAGCTTTCCCGCTGTATTTTTCCAGAGGCAGAACGTCATAAACTTGATTTTTTAGCTGATATGCTGGGAATAGATAAAGGCTCTTCTCACAGAGCCTTTGATGATGCGGTAACCTGCATGGAGCTTTTCAAAATCTGCATGCAGAGCGAACGTATTATGAATCTTAAAAGGATTTAG
- a CDS encoding chemotaxis protein CheW, with product MANDVQYQMVTFHLGEELYGVNIMDVKEIVRLQNVRVIPNAPYYVEGIINLRGEIIPIIDLHKRFKIQASNKSEDIEMEGGFIILNIDGSKIGIIIDKVERVVTVKGEDVKDPPQMLSGIGTEYIEGVVREETGYLIMLNTRKLFNAKELQKIIDIQ from the coding sequence ATGGCTAATGATGTACAGTATCAAATGGTAACATTTCATCTTGGTGAAGAATTATATGGTGTTAACATCATGGATGTTAAGGAAATTGTAAGACTTCAAAATGTACGTGTTATTCCTAATGCTCCATATTATGTAGAAGGTATTATCAATCTGCGTGGAGAAATTATTCCAATTATTGACTTGCATAAGCGATTTAAGATTCAGGCTTCAAATAAATCTGAAGATATAGAAATGGAAGGTGGATTTATTATCCTTAATATTGACGGCAGCAAAATCGGTATTATTATCGATAAAGTTGAGCGCGTTGTTACCGTTAAAGGCGAGGATGTAAAAGACCCTCCACAGATGCTTAGCGGAATCGGAACAGAGTATATCGAAGGCGTTGTACGCGAGGAGACAGGCTATCTTATTATGCTTAATACCCGCAAGCTCTTCAACGCTAAAGAATTACAAAAAATCATCGATATTCAGTAA
- a CDS encoding phospho-sugar mutase, with protein sequence MEKEEILKRAKDYIAAEKDERFRKEVEELIAKEDYKELEDRFYQTLEFGTGGLRGIMGGGTNRMNTLEINMATQGLANYVLKAFPDKAKDGTLSAVVAYDSRLNSDVFAEATALIFAANGIKAYLFSGLRPTPELSFAIRELKAQTGVVVTASHNPRMYNGYKAYWDNGAQVIEPHDVGIIEEVNKVTEVKSMSKDEALKSGKLVMIDKEIDEKFWAMCKAQLFRPDLIKEKAKDVRIVYTPLHGTGAMHVEKVLGDLGLNIITVPEQREPDGNFPTVEKPNPEEKPALTLAVELAKKEKADGVMATDPDSDRFGTAFPDKDGNFVLLSGNQMGALLMDYVLRSRTELGKMPKNPGCVRSIVTSPFGDYICKKYGVTMFDCLTGFKWIAAKEEEFEKAGTHEYVFGLEESYGYKIEREVMDKDGVSAAAMCAEMILYWRSKGKSLLEHLDDMYKEYGYFEDRAISQNFPGAQGGQTMKAMMANMRSNPPATLGGQKVVKVRDLMCDPDLPKSNVLQFYLESGTIVSARPSGTEPKIKFYINSMVPAGDGSDAWFADAKKNAGALCDGITADIQKIIDAASK encoded by the coding sequence ATGGAAAAAGAAGAAATCTTGAAGCGTGCAAAAGATTATATCGCCGCTGAAAAAGATGAAAGATTCCGCAAGGAAGTTGAAGAGCTTATCGCAAAAGAAGATTATAAGGAACTTGAAGACCGCTTCTATCAGACTCTTGAGTTTGGTACCGGTGGACTTAGAGGAATTATGGGTGGTGGTACAAACCGCATGAACACCCTCGAAATCAACATGGCTACCCAGGGTCTTGCTAACTATGTTCTTAAGGCATTCCCAGATAAGGCAAAAGACGGAACTTTGAGCGCAGTTGTTGCATATGACAGCCGCTTGAACTCAGACGTTTTTGCTGAAGCAACAGCACTTATTTTTGCTGCTAACGGAATTAAGGCATACCTCTTCTCAGGTCTCCGCCCAACTCCAGAATTGTCTTTTGCAATCCGCGAACTCAAGGCTCAGACAGGTGTTGTTGTTACTGCATCTCATAACCCTAGAATGTATAACGGCTATAAAGCATACTGGGATAATGGTGCTCAGGTAATTGAACCACATGATGTTGGTATTATTGAAGAAGTAAACAAGGTTACAGAAGTAAAGTCTATGTCTAAGGACGAGGCTCTTAAGTCTGGTAAGCTTGTAATGATAGACAAAGAAATTGATGAAAAATTCTGGGCAATGTGTAAGGCTCAGCTCTTCCGCCCTGACCTCATTAAGGAAAAGGCAAAGGATGTTCGCATTGTATACACACCACTCCACGGAACTGGTGCTATGCATGTGGAAAAAGTGCTTGGAGATCTCGGACTCAATATCATCACTGTTCCAGAACAGCGTGAGCCTGATGGAAACTTCCCAACTGTTGAAAAACCAAACCCAGAAGAAAAACCAGCTCTTACTCTTGCAGTTGAACTTGCAAAGAAAGAAAAGGCAGACGGTGTAATGGCAACTGACCCGGATTCAGACCGCTTTGGTACTGCATTCCCGGACAAGGACGGAAACTTCGTTCTTCTCAGTGGAAACCAGATGGGTGCCCTTCTTATGGACTATGTTCTCCGCTCACGCACAGAACTTGGTAAGATGCCAAAGAATCCTGGATGTGTACGCTCAATCGTAACATCTCCATTTGGTGACTACATCTGTAAGAAATATGGCGTAACAATGTTCGACTGTCTTACAGGCTTTAAGTGGATTGCTGCCAAGGAAGAAGAGTTCGAAAAGGCCGGAACACACGAATATGTATTCGGTCTTGAAGAGAGCTACGGTTACAAGATTGAACGCGAAGTAATGGATAAAGACGGTGTTTCTGCAGCTGCTATGTGTGCAGAAATGATTCTTTATTGGAGAAGCAAGGGCAAGAGCCTCCTCGAGCACCTCGATGATATGTACAAAGAGTACGGTTACTTCGAAGACCGTGCTATTTCACAGAACTTCCCAGGAGCACAGGGTGGTCAGACTATGAAGGCTATGATGGCTAACATGAGAAGCAATCCTCCTGCAACTCTCGGCGGACAGAAGGTAGTTAAGGTTCGTGACCTTATGTGCGATCCAGATCTTCCAAAGAGCAACGTTCTCCAGTTCTATCTTGAAAGCGGTACAATCGTAAGTGCACGTCCATCTGGAACAGAGCCTAAGATTAAGTTCTACATCAACTCTATGGTTCCAGCCGGAGACGGTTCAGACGCATGGTTCGCTGATGCAAAGAAGAACGCAGGAGCTCTCTGCGACGGAATTACTGCTGATATTCAGAAGATTATCGATGCAGCATCCAAATAA
- a CDS encoding DegT/DnrJ/EryC1/StrS family aminotransferase, with translation MIQTYSTTIRRKEMDAVLTCMVDEKIGPGELNARLIQTVKEFTKCDGAVALRSPAIALKYALQALDFEKGGKIMISALAPAWQYQTVESLGFVPLVLDVDEVTGLVTAEIVSKGMQEGGRLLVLHETEGILPDFEGIMSLGIPVIEDISQSAGASVPVLSPEGVPTEERKLAGSFGIYTIMGLEERDVLTAGGGAVLMAPGRREWIVLKKFSDAAPLTDLLPDINCALAWVQVKEYPRNEKTRKEIFSMFHQACLIGRHKMYAREMEQGSTMSCFPLILASSYKDVKQYASRKDIEIQLAYDNSVIALKEELSESCIHAKSLYLRCVHIPLYPRLTHAESAKIVKVLSSLP, from the coding sequence ATGATACAGACTTACAGTACAACTATTCGTAGAAAAGAAATGGATGCGGTTTTGACCTGCATGGTTGACGAAAAAATTGGTCCCGGCGAGTTGAACGCAAGATTGATCCAGACGGTAAAGGAATTTACTAAATGTGATGGTGCAGTGGCTCTTCGCAGCCCTGCAATAGCTTTAAAATATGCACTTCAGGCATTAGATTTTGAAAAGGGCGGAAAGATTATGATTTCTGCTCTGGCTCCGGCATGGCAGTATCAGACTGTTGAAAGCCTTGGCTTTGTGCCTCTCGTTCTCGATGTAGACGAGGTTACAGGTCTTGTAACAGCAGAAATTGTTTCAAAGGGAATGCAGGAAGGCGGACGTCTTCTTGTGCTTCATGAAACTGAAGGTATTCTCCCTGATTTTGAAGGCATAATGTCTCTTGGAATTCCAGTTATAGAAGATATCTCACAGAGTGCTGGTGCATCAGTTCCTGTATTATCTCCTGAAGGTGTTCCAACTGAAGAACGTAAGCTTGCAGGTTCCTTTGGTATTTATACAATTATGGGACTTGAGGAAAGAGATGTCCTTACAGCAGGTGGTGGAGCTGTTCTTATGGCGCCTGGTCGTCGTGAATGGATAGTTCTCAAGAAGTTTTCAGATGCAGCTCCTCTTACTGATCTCCTGCCAGATATTAACTGTGCTCTTGCATGGGTTCAGGTAAAGGAATATCCGCGTAATGAAAAGACCAGAAAAGAAATCTTTTCAATGTTCCATCAGGCTTGTCTTATTGGACGACACAAGATGTATGCACGAGAAATGGAGCAGGGCTCTACAATGAGTTGTTTCCCTCTGATTCTTGCAAGTTCTTATAAGGATGTAAAACAATATGCTTCCCGAAAGGATATAGAAATACAGCTTGCATATGACAATTCTGTAATTGCATTGAAAGAAGAATTATCTGAATCTTGTATTCATGCTAAATCTCTTTATCTTCGCTGTGTACATATTCCGCTTTATCCGCGTTTGACACATGCTGAAAGTGCAAAGATTGTAAAAGTTTTAAGTTCTCTGCCATAA
- a CDS encoding NAD(+)/NADH kinase → MKKALIIINVSKEESMTLAQEIARYLEKKGIQHDFLSFDGFVDNTDFKGYDFVVSLGGDGTVLYAARNASKYGLPVFPVNLGEFGFIASVQPEEWEKELKSFLDGKSSFEKRTMLKVDVIRDGKKIYSSLSLNDAVISTQRGVSTVMLSVKRNNLPLCNLKADGLIIATPTGSTAYSTAAGGPIVSPDLEAFVLTPLNSFSLSSRPVVLSPDSKLEVTVEKSRAKDLYFTVDGQEPFQIKVGDIITVILNKKKAKLVACSTEKFYNALRSKLNWSGVPHA, encoded by the coding sequence ATGAAAAAAGCACTTATAATTATAAATGTTAGCAAAGAAGAATCTATGACTCTCGCACAGGAAATTGCACGCTACCTGGAAAAAAAAGGTATACAGCATGATTTTCTGAGTTTTGATGGATTTGTTGATAATACAGATTTTAAGGGCTATGATTTCGTTGTTTCTCTTGGTGGAGATGGAACTGTACTTTATGCAGCAAGAAATGCTTCTAAATATGGACTTCCTGTTTTTCCTGTAAATCTTGGTGAATTCGGGTTTATTGCTTCCGTACAGCCTGAAGAATGGGAGAAGGAACTAAAAAGTTTCCTTGACGGAAAATCATCTTTTGAAAAACGTACAATGCTTAAGGTAGATGTAATCCGTGACGGAAAAAAGATTTACAGTTCTTTAAGCCTTAATGATGCTGTAATCTCAACACAGAGAGGAGTTTCTACTGTTATGCTCTCTGTAAAAAGAAATAATCTTCCTTTATGCAATCTTAAAGCTGATGGACTTATAATAGCTACTCCAACAGGTTCTACTGCATATTCAACAGCTGCCGGTGGTCCGATTGTTTCTCCAGATCTCGAAGCTTTTGTATTAACACCATTAAATTCCTTTTCCCTTTCAAGCCGTCCTGTGGTTTTAAGCCCGGACAGTAAACTTGAAGTTACTGTAGAAAAAAGCCGTGCAAAGGATTTATATTTTACAGTAGACGGACAGGAGCCTTTTCAAATTAAAGTTGGAGATATAATCACTGTTATTTTGAATAAAAAGAAAGCAAAACTTGTTGCATGCTCCACAGAAAAATTCTATAACGCGCTCAGATCAAAATTAAACTGGTCGGGGGTACCTCATGCTTGA
- the recN gene encoding DNA repair protein RecN, whose product MLEDLTIKDFALIDSDYLEFTKGFTVLSGETGAGKSILIGALSFLLGGKADVQQIRVGKKEASVSGTFLLPTGLPVRTEYTDEDEPRNALEWLSFHGIEIENDRVLLRRIIRDTGKNGAWINDTPVTRSDLTQFSSFLVDIHGQHEHQSLMKVTEHRKYLDARAGITSDVEAFTAKYAVLVAKRKQLAQYNLSDSERLRKLDMMSFAVKEISEAKLKPGEDTALEEEQARLSSYEKIYSDADSINQLLDGDENSVLGLLKRIRRDSMHITELDKSLSSLDERVEAAFYELSDIAGEFSSYKNKLVYDPSRLQTVEERLSLIYNLKKKYASSVNAPLSEVISYFEEAQKYIEENGDGNNKKDALTAEIKVLEKEILTQAEKLSNARKSTASVLNSEVDEILSKLGMKGTSFTVQINQKAGSDVEQLCGPYGKDDIEFLISANPGNPPLPLAKIASGGELSRVMLALKTIFAQTDNVETLVFDEIDTGIGGEVAVAVGAHIKNLAKNKQIFCITHLASIAVYADNQIKIEKSVSGEITSSNVYPVEGEARVAEIARMLSGDSDTSQSLEHARSLLAKFSGGD is encoded by the coding sequence ATGCTTGAAGATTTAACCATTAAGGATTTTGCACTTATAGATTCAGATTACCTGGAGTTTACAAAAGGTTTTACAGTATTATCTGGAGAAACCGGTGCGGGTAAATCAATTTTGATTGGAGCTCTTTCTTTTCTCCTTGGAGGAAAGGCCGATGTTCAGCAGATTAGGGTTGGAAAAAAAGAGGCTAGTGTAAGCGGAACTTTTCTATTGCCAACAGGACTTCCTGTACGTACAGAGTATACTGATGAAGATGAACCTCGTAATGCGCTGGAATGGCTTTCCTTTCATGGAATTGAAATAGAAAATGACAGAGTTCTTCTTCGCCGTATTATCCGAGACACTGGAAAAAACGGTGCATGGATTAACGATACTCCAGTAACACGCAGCGACCTTACGCAGTTCTCATCTTTCCTCGTAGATATCCATGGACAGCATGAGCATCAGTCTCTTATGAAGGTAACTGAGCATCGGAAATATCTTGATGCACGTGCCGGAATTACTTCTGATGTAGAAGCCTTTACTGCAAAATATGCTGTTCTAGTTGCAAAACGAAAGCAGCTTGCTCAGTATAATCTTTCAGACAGCGAGAGACTCCGTAAGCTTGATATGATGAGTTTTGCCGTAAAAGAGATTTCAGAAGCTAAACTCAAACCTGGTGAAGATACTGCTTTGGAAGAAGAGCAGGCTCGTCTTTCTTCATATGAAAAAATCTATTCTGATGCAGATTCGATTAATCAGCTTTTAGATGGTGATGAAAACTCTGTATTAGGACTTCTTAAACGAATCCGTAGAGATTCAATGCACATTACAGAACTCGATAAATCTCTTTCTTCTTTGGACGAACGCGTAGAAGCGGCATTCTATGAGTTATCAGATATCGCAGGTGAATTTTCATCATATAAAAATAAACTTGTATATGATCCTTCTCGTCTTCAGACTGTAGAAGAACGACTTTCTCTTATTTATAATCTTAAGAAAAAATATGCTTCTTCTGTGAATGCTCCATTATCTGAAGTAATCTCTTATTTTGAAGAAGCACAGAAATATATTGAAGAAAATGGTGATGGCAATAACAAGAAAGATGCCCTCACAGCTGAAATTAAGGTTCTTGAAAAAGAAATTCTTACCCAGGCAGAAAAACTTTCAAATGCACGTAAATCAACTGCTTCAGTTTTAAATTCCGAAGTAGATGAGATTCTTTCAAAGCTTGGAATGAAGGGAACAAGTTTTACCGTTCAGATCAATCAGAAAGCTGGATCTGATGTTGAACAGCTTTGCGGCCCTTACGGAAAAGATGATATAGAATTTCTTATTTCAGCAAATCCTGGAAATCCTCCGCTTCCACTTGCTAAAATTGCATCTGGTGGTGAACTTTCCCGTGTTATGCTTGCCCTTAAAACAATCTTCGCTCAAACAGATAATGTTGAAACCCTTGTATTTGATGAAATTGATACAGGTATTGGTGGTGAAGTTGCTGTAGCAGTTGGTGCCCATATAAAGAACCTGGCAAAAAATAAACAAATTTTCTGCATTACACATCTAGCGAGTATCGCAGTTTATGCCGATAATCAGATTAAGATAGAGAAGAGTGTCTCCGGAGAAATTACCTCTTCAAACGTTTATCCTGTGGAAGGCGAAGCTCGTGTGGCTGAAATTGCTCGTATGCTTTCCGGCGATTCTGATACATCGCAGTCTCTGGAACATGCACGATCTCTTCTTGCTAAATTCAGCGGAGGTGACTGA
- a CDS encoding HD domain-containing protein, producing the protein MNKKLALKIFEGFSIQRWNDLIRPFDLVEMDKAAEKMVLAYIIGKYEENNGKYIDWKWMIYASLFDLLRKISLCDIKAPVQQMLRRQFPNEYMHLNEWVLNQYRQIMPDEQLFSEFTIYVGRQAGSFKIPEELKSSMDVYRAAHKYSTMRELEMLAIVNEKERLKNIRNELEAEIQPYLHLEGLQKLVTHQKAFDFLLKIEQLRFQTRWNQTPRIPATSVLGHCFFVAIMTLLLGRESNPDMCDRRVINNYFSALFHDLPESVTRDIISPVKTATDDLPNIVKKIEDEIVSKELVPLMEPFFQNELIYYTSDEFTDRILDKKGKIVHVSWEDLNKKYDSEEFQPIDGRLVRICDHFSALMEADISIKHGITSDHLIKGRDGTLSHYKPDEIISGIKVHELFHEICR; encoded by the coding sequence ATGAATAAGAAACTCGCACTGAAAATCTTCGAAGGATTTTCAATTCAAAGATGGAATGATTTAATCCGCCCGTTTGACCTGGTTGAAATGGACAAGGCCGCAGAAAAAATGGTTCTTGCCTATATAATTGGGAAATACGAAGAGAACAACGGAAAATATATTGACTGGAAATGGATGATTTACGCATCTTTATTTGACCTTCTTCGTAAAATTTCACTGTGCGATATAAAAGCTCCTGTACAGCAGATGCTTCGCCGTCAGTTCCCAAACGAGTATATGCATCTGAATGAATGGGTACTTAATCAATACAGACAGATTATGCCTGACGAGCAGCTTTTTTCTGAGTTTACTATTTATGTTGGACGCCAGGCTGGTTCTTTTAAGATTCCTGAAGAATTGAAATCATCTATGGATGTATATAGAGCAGCTCATAAGTATTCAACTATGCGTGAGCTTGAAATGCTTGCCATTGTAAATGAAAAGGAACGACTTAAAAACATTCGTAATGAACTTGAAGCCGAAATTCAACCTTATCTTCATCTTGAGGGACTGCAGAAACTTGTTACTCATCAGAAAGCTTTTGATTTCCTTTTGAAAATTGAACAACTGCGTTTCCAGACAAGATGGAATCAGACTCCTCGTATTCCGGCGACATCGGTTCTTGGACACTGTTTCTTTGTTGCAATTATGACTCTTTTACTTGGACGGGAATCAAATCCTGATATGTGTGACCGCCGCGTTATAAATAACTATTTCAGTGCGCTTTTTCATGATCTTCCTGAATCTGTAACACGAGATATCATTTCTCCTGTAAAAACTGCTACAGATGATCTACCGAATATTGTAAAGAAAATCGAAGATGAGATTGTAAGTAAAGAACTTGTTCCTTTGATGGAACCGTTTTTCCAGAATGAACTTATTTATTATACCAGTGATGAGTTTACAGACCGTATTCTCGATAAAAAAGGTAAAATAGTTCATGTTTCCTGGGAAGATTTGAATAAAAAATATGATTCAGAAGAATTTCAGCCGATAGATGGTCGTCTGGTTCGAATATGCGATCATTTTTCTGCACTTATGGAAGCTGATATATCAATTAAGCATGGTATAACTTCAGATCATCTTATTAAGGGCCGTGACGGAACTCTTTCTCATTATAAGCCGGATGAAATCATAAGTGGTATAAAAGTGCATGAACTTTTTCACGAAATCTGCCGATAA
- a CDS encoding phosphoglucomutase — MEHNMILSASGWRKVFAASGDEQDKSPEITETDRSIAVIAADVFFDYISKLTGQSSPVIALGIDARPTGPALADAMIHALIKKGAIIQYSAVTSAPEIMAYAKKLDGFIYISASHNPVGHNGIKFGTNDGGVLCAAKNAKLVEDFLKRLKDDKGVEEAVKKAYSCTTSELKSVYDVKDSSKHNALSAYKNFINETITGTDDKEYQTDFFSMLDAYITKNPIGVVCDFNGSSRYQSIDRDYFKERKINFYSINDFEIAHEIIPEAENLVHVAAEMERLHKEGYNEVVLGYMPDCDGDRGNIVYWDEKAGKAVILKAQEVFSLSVLAELTYSIWQHSDEKDFKPAVAVNCPTSMRIEEIAKALGAEVFRAEVGEANVVNLAREKRSEGYTVRILGEGSNGGTITYPAAVRDPLNTIFALLKLLMMRDGGIYQLWCNKSGWKYKEDFTLTDIIDSLPKYTTTGVSEPRAVLKVKTTDHSKLKAAFQKAFEADWKKKSADLKKKYGIESWEAVITNGTKETRDVKDFSKSGKGGLKVLFKDKDKKPVAFIWMRGSGTEPVFRIMCDVKGDNADMEKALLEWETDLIKKADK; from the coding sequence TTGGAACATAACATGATTTTGTCAGCATCCGGCTGGCGTAAGGTATTTGCAGCATCCGGAGACGAGCAGGACAAAAGTCCTGAAATTACAGAAACTGACAGAAGCATTGCCGTTATTGCGGCAGATGTTTTTTTTGATTATATCAGCAAATTGACAGGCCAGAGTTCACCTGTAATTGCTCTGGGAATTGATGCAAGACCTACAGGCCCGGCACTTGCAGATGCGATGATTCATGCTCTTATAAAAAAGGGCGCAATAATCCAGTATTCAGCAGTAACATCCGCACCAGAAATTATGGCTTATGCAAAAAAGCTTGATGGATTTATTTACATTTCTGCCAGTCATAATCCTGTGGGGCACAATGGAATTAAATTCGGTACTAACGATGGCGGAGTTCTTTGTGCTGCTAAAAATGCTAAGCTTGTTGAAGATTTTCTTAAACGCCTTAAAGATGACAAAGGTGTTGAAGAAGCTGTAAAGAAAGCTTATTCCTGCACAACTTCGGAACTTAAGTCCGTTTACGATGTAAAAGACAGTTCAAAGCATAATGCTCTTTCTGCATATAAAAACTTTATCAACGAAACAATTACCGGAACAGACGATAAAGAATATCAGACTGATTTCTTCAGCATGCTGGACGCATATATAACAAAGAATCCGATTGGTGTTGTCTGTGACTTTAATGGAAGTTCACGCTATCAGAGCATTGACCGCGATTATTTCAAAGAACGAAAAATCAATTTCTATTCAATCAATGATTTTGAAATTGCTCATGAAATAATTCCAGAAGCAGAAAATCTTGTTCATGTAGCAGCAGAAATGGAACGCCTTCATAAGGAAGGTTATAACGAAGTTGTTCTCGGCTATATGCCGGACTGCGATGGTGACCGCGGAAATATTGTTTACTGGGATGAAAAAGCCGGTAAAGCTGTTATTCTGAAAGCCCAGGAAGTTTTCAGTCTTTCGGTACTTGCTGAACTTACTTATTCAATCTGGCAGCACTCAGACGAAAAAGACTTTAAGCCAGCTGTTGCAGTAAACTGCCCTACTTCAATGCGTATTGAAGAAATTGCAAAAGCACTTGGAGCAGAAGTCTTCCGTGCAGAAGTTGGTGAAGCAAATGTTGTAAATCTTGCGCGTGAAAAACGTTCAGAAGGATATACAGTCCGAATTCTTGGTGAAGGCTCAAACGGTGGAACAATTACCTACCCTGCAGCTGTTCGAGATCCGCTTAATACTATTTTTGCCCTTCTCAAACTTCTTATGATGAGAGATGGCGGTATTTACCAGCTATGGTGCAACAAGTCAGGCTGGAAATATAAGGAAGATTTCACACTTACAGATATAATTGATTCTCTTCCAAAATATACAACAACCGGAGTTTCAGAACCAAGAGCTGTTCTCAAGGTAAAGACTACTGACCATTCAAAACTTAAGGCAGCATTCCAGAAAGCCTTTGAAGCAGACTGGAAGAAAAAATCTGCTGACCTTAAAAAGAAATATGGTATTGAATCTTGGGAAGCAGTAATCACCAACGGTACAAAAGAAACACGTGATGTAAAGGATTTTTCTAAATCTGGAAAAGGCGGGCTCAAAGTTCTCTTTAAGGATAAGGACAAAAAGCCTGTTGCTTTCATTTGGATGAGAGGCAGTGGTACAGAACCAGTTTTCCGCATTATGTGTGATGTTAAAGGCGATAATGCCGATATGGAAAAGGCACTGCTCGAGTGGGAAACAGATCTTATTAAGAAAGCAGACAAATAA
- a CDS encoding LysM peptidoglycan-binding domain-containing protein: MKTQFCKHFALISIFLIMMSALYADITYKVEKGDTLYSISRKYQITVAELRTANNLSENDVIKAGQKLIIPDADIGTAAALSSTKAAGNASPSGKIVEYVVKKGDTLYGIARKNSMAVADLMALNNLDSSAVIKVGQKLKVSQGTSNTTTKTTNKPVEPAKPGETVIKVNEPAPDTRTYGTTVNADSNTKWPVSSPKITQVKGKISGVQLSAKTNEPVVCIHEGTVMYVGVYRGFGQVVFVQSKTGLIYAYTGLGSVKVRKGEYAISGAELGTAGLDSLSQKYQITFMVFQNGQPVDPAKAPRN; this comes from the coding sequence ATGAAAACTCAATTTTGTAAACACTTCGCCCTTATTTCAATCTTTTTAATTATGATGTCTGCACTCTATGCAGATATTACCTACAAGGTTGAAAAGGGAGATACTCTATATTCAATCAGCCGCAAATATCAGATTACTGTTGCAGAACTTCGTACTGCCAATAATCTTTCAGAAAATGATGTTATTAAAGCAGGTCAAAAGCTTATTATTCCTGATGCTGATATTGGAACTGCTGCAGCACTTTCATCTACAAAGGCTGCCGGAAATGCATCTCCATCGGGAAAAATTGTAGAATATGTTGTAAAAAAAGGTGATACACTTTACGGCATTGCCCGCAAAAACAGTATGGCAGTAGCTGATCTTATGGCACTTAATAATCTGGATTCTTCTGCAGTAATTAAAGTTGGACAAAAGCTTAAGGTATCTCAAGGTACTTCAAATACAACTACAAAAACAACTAATAAACCTGTTGAGCCTGCAAAACCTGGGGAAACGGTAATCAAGGTAAACGAACCTGCTCCAGATACACGTACTTATGGTACAACTGTAAATGCTGATTCAAATACAAAATGGCCTGTATCTTCTCCAAAGATTACTCAGGTTAAAGGCAAGATTTCTGGTGTACAGCTTTCTGCAAAAACTAACGAGCCTGTTGTTTGTATCCATGAAGGTACAGTAATGTATGTCGGTGTTTACCGTGGCTTTGGTCAGGTTGTATTCGTACAGTCTAAAACAGGTTTGATTTATGCTTATACAGGTCTTGGTTCTGTAAAGGTTCGCAAAGGTGAATATGCAATTTCTGGTGCAGAGTTAGGAACTGCTGGTCTTGATTCTTTGAGTCAGAAATATCAGATTACCTTTATGGTTTTCCAGAACGGACAGCCTGTAGACCCGGCAAAAGCTCCAAGAAACTAG